One Paenibacillus crassostreae DNA segment encodes these proteins:
- a CDS encoding ABC transporter permease — protein sequence MNNASTALKVSAGIFLTIALITIVVVLFISAQEATKSAQNNFADIQTEMSQAAFTVYDNTTVSGSQVLNALRKFQDKGEFGVQVETGKSLVGSWYFENVETTVAEGTIGYGSITNGASSDNITNASNESSPDYINPSGKFLAKVIKDKSDVIRAITFEQK from the coding sequence ATGAATAACGCTTCGACTGCTTTAAAAGTATCTGCAGGTATCTTTCTTACCATAGCTTTGATCACCATTGTCGTGGTGCTGTTTATCTCTGCACAAGAGGCAACCAAATCAGCTCAGAATAACTTTGCTGATATTCAGACTGAAATGTCCCAAGCAGCCTTTACGGTTTATGACAATACTACAGTATCCGGGAGTCAGGTGCTTAATGCGCTGCGTAAATTTCAAGATAAAGGTGAATTTGGAGTGCAAGTTGAAACTGGTAAAAGCTTAGTAGGTTCATGGTATTTTGAAAATGTCGAGACAACAGTAGCTGAAGGCACAATAGGATATGGTTCTATAACTAACGGTGCGTCCAGTGATAACATAACAAACGCGAGTAATGAGTCCTCTCCTGATTATATAAATCCATCAGGTAAATTTCTAGCTAAGGTAATTAAAGATAAAAGCGATGTCATCCGTGCTATCACATTTGAACAAAAATAA
- a CDS encoding ATPase, T2SS/T4P/T4SS family — MSLGYIINIAFILLILFLVGVVIFFKLTDKRKQQRDPHELDKKYTIGGMIEYIRFAFDDMTKTNLEHLGLSEEEYIRRTNQMLQLKQSLKGSTYGDLQDKRYVQETMFDLFLNNYSLNEENINWVIPFNNKKDLTHQDKFEIIIHHYKKKHRFDALTEFIESHNLANLKNVHEDANSESYIITPEEIDDAYRKEGIVPSFEDKLYIIVQRIYQQFKGFSVIDEIRDMRIDGVSGGVSGTPISQLAPDDGMIHLAEQMNRNTRMMAHDSIWIFYKGKSIHLSFLTFGSESELIRVCQNIYKYKNPGQLSEHNGYKVNEMKDGSRIVVVRPPFSESWAFFVRKFDTQSATLEQLINPNIVNRELSIKLLSFLIKGGRVTAITGSQGSGKTTLLMALVNYINASYTLRVQEMSFELHLRKIYKWRNILTIRETDTISGQEGLDLQKKTDGTVNILGEVATDPVAAWMIQITQVASLFTIFTHHAKTFPNLIYSLRNSLLKTNIFNDEKIAEEEVVRVINFNIHLTKDPDGTRTISRVTECIPMKHESLKIDFESINNPEERTQAFFQATTEYYNRSMDRKVFDESNIIVYQNGEYIAVNPISERNTIEMLELMSPSDQEEFHEFIKEFWG, encoded by the coding sequence ATGAGTCTGGGCTATATCATCAACATTGCATTCATATTACTCATTCTTTTTCTGGTTGGGGTAGTCATTTTTTTCAAATTAACGGATAAAAGAAAACAACAAAGGGATCCTCATGAACTAGATAAAAAATATACGATTGGCGGGATGATTGAATATATCAGATTTGCCTTTGATGATATGACAAAAACTAATCTCGAACATTTAGGATTATCTGAAGAGGAGTATATACGTCGAACAAACCAGATGCTACAGCTTAAACAGTCTCTTAAAGGGAGTACCTACGGAGATCTACAAGATAAACGCTACGTCCAAGAAACGATGTTCGACCTATTCCTGAACAATTATAGTCTGAATGAAGAGAATATTAATTGGGTTATACCTTTCAATAATAAGAAGGACCTGACTCACCAGGACAAATTCGAGATCATAATACACCATTATAAGAAAAAACATCGATTCGATGCACTTACTGAATTTATCGAGTCGCATAATCTAGCAAATCTGAAGAATGTCCATGAAGATGCAAATTCGGAATCATATATTATTACTCCAGAAGAAATCGATGATGCTTATAGAAAGGAAGGCATTGTTCCGAGTTTTGAAGATAAGCTTTATATCATTGTTCAACGGATTTATCAACAATTCAAAGGTTTTAGTGTGATCGATGAGATTCGTGATATGCGAATTGATGGAGTATCAGGTGGAGTATCAGGTACTCCTATCAGTCAACTTGCGCCAGATGATGGCATGATCCACTTGGCCGAACAAATGAACCGAAATACACGTATGATGGCACATGATAGTATCTGGATATTTTACAAAGGAAAGTCGATACATCTGTCTTTCTTAACCTTTGGTTCTGAGAGTGAATTGATCAGAGTGTGTCAGAATATTTACAAATATAAAAATCCTGGGCAACTCTCTGAGCATAATGGATACAAAGTAAATGAAATGAAGGATGGCTCTAGAATTGTCGTTGTTCGTCCCCCTTTTTCAGAATCATGGGCTTTTTTTGTCAGGAAATTTGATACTCAAAGTGCGACACTAGAACAACTGATTAATCCGAATATTGTAAATCGTGAACTATCGATAAAGCTATTATCATTCCTTATAAAAGGTGGACGAGTCACTGCGATTACGGGGTCACAAGGTAGTGGGAAAACGACTTTGCTAATGGCTCTAGTTAATTATATTAATGCTTCATACACTTTGCGGGTTCAAGAGATGTCATTTGAGTTGCATCTCCGGAAGATCTACAAATGGAGAAATATTCTGACCATTAGAGAGACGGATACAATCTCAGGCCAAGAAGGACTTGATTTACAAAAGAAAACGGATGGTACCGTGAATATTCTTGGAGAAGTTGCCACAGATCCGGTAGCAGCATGGATGATTCAAATTACTCAGGTTGCAAGTTTATTCACTATATTTACTCACCATGCCAAGACGTTTCCGAATCTCATATATTCCCTTCGTAATTCTTTATTAAAAACAAATATATTTAATGATGAAAAAATAGCTGAAGAAGAAGTTGTTCGAGTCATCAACTTTAATATTCATTTAACGAAAGATCCGGATGGGACAAGAACGATTTCACGAGTTACAGAGTGTATTCCTATGAAGCATGAATCGCTCAAAATAGATTTTGAGAGTATCAATAATCCTGAGGAACGGACCCAAGCGTTCTTTCAAGCGACGACTGAATACTATAATCGCAGTATGGATCGTAAAGTGTTCGATGAATCGAATATTATCGTCTATCAGAATGGTGAGTATATTGCTGTGAATCCAATCTCTGAGAGAAATACAATCGAAATGTTGGAATTGATGTCACCGAGTGATCAAGAAGAATTCCATGAATTCATTAAGGAATTCTGGGGGTGA
- a CDS encoding SAF domain-containing protein, giving the protein MSKIRQRTKNLIIAGLVGAISMGVIASGGAIYMINHQAEEQKKIRIEYETKMKETEKLLINQDAEMKKVVVTTKVLPAGIALSENDLKIIQITKEDAPVNTVESKKDLIGKIIKIDVGENTPLIQSLVFEEEATPNDLREQEYNVMTLPTKIEKGQFVDVRITFPTGEDFIVLSKKKISDVSGATVWYNVNEAELLAMSSATVDAYLNSATLYATTYTDPFMQDKAIENYPINLNVIDLIQSDPNVLKKAIESLKKSVRKKLELNLSQMDEADKMKVKNDSSIVQQRVTEGSISNNPNNGVTLDSQKTQKSEFDNSDNTQITLDEIEPVHKGEIVQSINSEEDQVAVDGKQVDVFDQPLVK; this is encoded by the coding sequence GTGTCGAAGATAAGGCAGCGGACCAAAAATCTTATTATTGCTGGTTTAGTTGGTGCAATCTCTATGGGGGTAATCGCTTCTGGTGGAGCAATTTATATGATTAATCATCAGGCGGAAGAGCAAAAAAAAATAAGAATTGAATATGAAACAAAGATGAAAGAAACTGAGAAGTTGCTAATAAATCAGGACGCTGAAATGAAAAAGGTAGTTGTTACTACAAAGGTATTACCAGCTGGTATCGCCTTATCGGAGAACGATTTAAAGATCATTCAGATAACAAAAGAAGATGCTCCAGTTAATACGGTTGAATCCAAAAAAGATTTGATCGGAAAAATAATTAAAATAGACGTTGGTGAGAATACGCCACTAATTCAATCATTAGTATTCGAAGAAGAAGCTACACCTAATGATCTTCGTGAGCAGGAATATAATGTTATGACATTACCTACAAAGATTGAAAAAGGGCAGTTTGTAGATGTTCGGATTACATTTCCTACAGGGGAAGATTTCATCGTACTATCTAAGAAAAAAATAAGTGACGTTTCTGGTGCCACCGTATGGTATAACGTCAACGAAGCTGAGCTACTAGCGATGTCTAGTGCAACAGTTGATGCATACCTAAATAGCGCCACGCTCTATGCAACAACGTATACAGATCCATTTATGCAAGATAAGGCTATTGAAAATTACCCGATAAATTTGAACGTTATTGATCTTATTCAATCTGATCCTAATGTATTAAAGAAAGCTATTGAATCTCTGAAAAAGTCGGTTAGAAAAAAGCTTGAATTAAACCTCTCTCAGATGGATGAAGCAGACAAAATGAAAGTTAAGAATGACAGTTCAATAGTACAACAACGGGTAACAGAAGGGTCAATATCCAATAATCCAAACAATGGGGTTACACTTGACTCTCAAAAAACACAGAAATCTGAATTTGATAATTCGGACAACACACAGATAACATTGGATGAAATAGAACCGGTTCATAAAGGAGAAATAGTTCAATCTATCAACTCTGAAGAGGATCAAGTTGCAGTAGATGGTAAACAGGTTGATGTATTTGATCAACCATTAGTTAAATAA
- a CDS encoding protein kinase domain-containing protein, with the protein MIQRAIHHQGHVIGGRYQVQQNIGSGGMSHVYLVDDLKLSGKQWAVKQCFLLQDQHNNIEDEAELLTTLSHPRLPRIVDFFPPDGSGDSYLVMDYIHGVTLEKYFLSHHRKLKSDFILQIAQQAIEVLEYLHKHDPPIVFRDLKPSNIMLTSNLELRLIDFGIARNYKQEQDQDTVKLGTVGFAAPEQYGSGQSDARSDLYGLGALLLYLVTEGAHSEWSEGVENRIRSDFPKGKIPILRKLLQIVPDDRYQSTDEVRFALFPTTQTREQNHNQSYREMKGIHLGTHVIAVMGVSSGVGTTHTAISVVHYLARLFKKVAIVELDEDSISFSRIQQIVEGTSIYTNKQDLQFSVEGVDYYRQATSAKVIELLSSGYNFIVLDMGSYVKSDRLDEFLRADIPLLVGWGSEWKLQDLEELIKSLMKYHQNKWVYCIPLAPLDAVKRLRKKISSTKVYTLPLHVDPFDRSGEMDKVLNKILHGYVPSLQKGKRFRFGVGSRSQ; encoded by the coding sequence ATGATTCAACGTGCCATTCATCATCAAGGACATGTCATAGGTGGTAGGTATCAAGTTCAACAGAACATTGGATCTGGAGGGATGAGTCATGTTTATTTAGTAGATGACCTGAAATTATCAGGTAAGCAATGGGCGGTGAAGCAGTGTTTCTTATTACAAGATCAACACAACAATATTGAAGATGAGGCTGAATTGTTGACCACTCTTAGTCATCCGCGACTTCCACGGATCGTAGATTTTTTTCCACCTGATGGAAGTGGGGATTCCTATTTGGTTATGGATTATATCCATGGGGTGACGTTGGAGAAATATTTCTTATCTCATCATAGAAAATTGAAATCTGATTTCATCCTCCAAATAGCCCAACAAGCAATTGAAGTACTGGAATATTTGCATAAACATGATCCACCCATTGTATTTCGTGACTTGAAGCCATCAAATATTATGCTGACTTCAAATCTAGAGTTACGACTAATTGACTTTGGGATCGCGAGAAATTACAAACAGGAACAAGATCAAGATACTGTCAAATTGGGGACTGTTGGTTTTGCAGCACCAGAACAATACGGTAGTGGACAAAGTGATGCAAGATCCGATTTATATGGCTTAGGCGCTTTACTGCTATATCTTGTAACAGAAGGGGCACATAGTGAATGGTCAGAGGGTGTTGAGAATAGAATTCGATCTGACTTTCCTAAAGGGAAAATACCCATCTTAAGAAAACTTCTGCAAATTGTTCCTGATGATCGATATCAATCTACCGATGAAGTTAGGTTTGCACTGTTTCCTACGACTCAGACGAGAGAGCAAAATCATAATCAATCATATCGGGAAATGAAAGGTATACATCTGGGGACTCATGTCATTGCCGTAATGGGTGTAAGTAGTGGTGTTGGAACGACACATACTGCCATAAGTGTTGTTCATTATCTAGCTAGATTATTTAAAAAGGTTGCTATTGTTGAGTTAGATGAGGATTCAATAAGCTTTAGTAGGATACAACAAATTGTAGAAGGTACTAGCATTTATACGAATAAGCAAGATCTTCAATTCTCTGTTGAAGGTGTTGATTACTACCGTCAGGCAACGAGTGCCAAAGTCATAGAGTTACTTAGTAGTGGCTATAATTTTATTGTATTGGATATGGGATCGTACGTAAAAAGTGATCGGTTGGATGAATTTCTACGCGCTGATATCCCTCTTCTAGTAGGGTGGGGATCTGAATGGAAATTGCAGGATTTGGAAGAGTTAATTAAGAGTTTAATGAAATATCATCAGAATAAATGGGTTTATTGTATTCCCCTCGCACCATTGGATGCAGTAAAACGGCTTCGGAAGAAAATAAGTTCTACAAAGGTGTATACCTTGCCTTTACATGTAGATCCATTTGATCGTAGTGGGGAAATGGATAAGGTACTTAACAAAATTCTACATGGATATGTTCCTTCATTACAGAAAGGTAAGAGATTTCGCTTCGGAGTTGGATCACGATCACAATGA
- a CDS encoding SAM-dependent methyltransferase produces the protein MDENNETQQTRFICTANHGFAPFAQEELRRLFGSVKSTVLVSGEVFLVSVSYTWNEIASMIAKQAPIFVRHIQPVAIEIETDELVSGLNDLKSYVLAQQELHDTSVSLQVRKSEHSLSEVNAGALREQMVVDWEELHATFTVQDAEWILSVFVSADTIYAGISLPKDNISDWSGGAVRFQREDSQISRAKFKLLEAEKTFGIDFTVFRHALDIGAAPGGWTSFLLDRGIHVTAVDPAKMHESLVGHPQLKIMRKNASEVKFRDNQFDLLVCDMSWSPKQMVKLVKDLLYSLSPGGTAIVTVKLMHKKPMALIKEVIASFEEDQMQLQYAKQLFHNRDEITLHMIKY, from the coding sequence TTGGATGAAAATAATGAAACACAACAAACAAGGTTTATTTGTACGGCTAATCATGGTTTCGCACCATTTGCACAGGAAGAATTAAGACGGTTGTTCGGCAGCGTTAAGAGTACTGTACTTGTCTCTGGTGAAGTATTCCTAGTGAGTGTATCATATACTTGGAATGAAATAGCTTCGATGATTGCTAAGCAAGCACCTATCTTCGTGCGTCATATTCAGCCTGTTGCGATCGAGATTGAGACTGATGAATTAGTTAGTGGACTTAATGATCTGAAAAGTTATGTACTTGCTCAACAAGAATTACACGATACAAGCGTATCTCTACAAGTACGTAAATCTGAGCATAGCCTAAGTGAAGTAAATGCCGGTGCATTACGTGAACAAATGGTTGTAGATTGGGAAGAATTACACGCAACATTTACAGTCCAGGATGCAGAATGGATTCTGTCCGTATTTGTTTCTGCAGATACGATTTATGCTGGGATATCACTTCCTAAGGATAATATATCCGATTGGAGCGGTGGAGCTGTTCGTTTCCAAAGAGAAGATAGTCAAATATCACGTGCTAAATTCAAATTATTAGAGGCGGAGAAAACCTTTGGAATAGACTTTACAGTTTTTCGTCATGCACTTGATATCGGTGCAGCACCTGGTGGATGGACATCCTTCCTACTCGATCGTGGAATTCATGTAACAGCTGTTGATCCAGCCAAAATGCATGAATCATTAGTTGGACATCCACAACTAAAGATCATGCGTAAGAATGCCTCTGAAGTTAAATTTCGTGACAACCAATTCGATTTATTAGTATGTGATATGAGCTGGAGTCCAAAACAAATGGTGAAACTTGTGAAAGATCTATTGTATAGTTTATCACCGGGGGGTACAGCTATCGTTACGGTTAAGTTAATGCATAAAAAGCCAATGGCTTTAATCAAGGAAGTTATTGCTTCGTTCGAAGAGGATCAAATGCAATTACAATATGCTAAGCAACTCTTTCATAACCGTGACGAAATAACACTTCACATGATTAAGTATTAA
- a CDS encoding ABC transporter ATP-binding protein, giving the protein MISMQHIFLQRENDTILNDVSLEIKSGENWAILGRNGSGKTTLLEMMTGYLFPSRGRVEVMGNVYGQCDIREVRKSIGYISPSLLEKLSLSDPVWEVVATGAFAYLRFYEVIPQAVKENAYRLLEEMGIARLAEHPLSTLSQGERKKVLLARCLMGDPKLLIMDEPCAGLDLFEREKMLIEVDRLRQRDITVVYVTHHVEEIVPLFTHVALIKDGKLAGAGPKELVLNKEMIMRTYEIPVELEWDGGRPWIKVTSGG; this is encoded by the coding sequence ATGATATCTATGCAGCATATTTTCTTACAAAGAGAGAATGATACTATTCTAAATGACGTATCACTCGAGATAAAGAGCGGTGAGAATTGGGCCATCCTTGGACGAAATGGTTCAGGGAAGACGACGCTCTTAGAAATGATGACGGGGTACCTCTTTCCTAGTCGTGGTCGTGTCGAAGTAATGGGGAATGTCTACGGGCAATGTGATATTCGTGAGGTGCGTAAAAGTATCGGATATATCAGTCCTTCCCTATTAGAGAAGTTATCTCTGAGCGATCCCGTATGGGAGGTTGTCGCTACCGGTGCATTTGCCTACTTGCGCTTCTACGAAGTAATCCCTCAAGCGGTTAAGGAAAATGCGTATCGATTGTTAGAGGAGATGGGGATCGCTAGATTGGCGGAGCATCCGCTCAGTACGTTATCCCAGGGAGAACGTAAAAAGGTGCTATTGGCCCGGTGTTTAATGGGTGATCCTAAGCTACTCATTATGGACGAGCCATGCGCAGGTCTTGATCTGTTTGAACGGGAAAAGATGTTGATTGAAGTAGATCGATTACGTCAGCGTGATATAACGGTTGTGTATGTAACCCATCATGTTGAAGAAATCGTTCCACTATTTACACATGTTGCGCTTATTAAAGATGGTAAGCTAGCTGGTGCAGGACCAAAAGAACTAGTTCTAAATAAAGAAATGATAATGCGTACCTATGAAATTCCAGTTGAACTGGAATGGGATGGTGGTCGTCCCTGGATCAAGGTAACTTCTGGAGGTTAA
- a CDS encoding thioredoxin family protein, with amino-acid sequence MRELNEQDVRIELDGRGISNAIYLYTPLCGTCNAARRMLEVAEYLLPEDAISAANVNIMPQIAQDFQIRSVPALLLLSSDSKATPSVHYRMGSVEELLSAIRSVIE; translated from the coding sequence ATGAGGGAGTTAAATGAACAAGATGTACGTATAGAACTGGACGGTAGAGGGATATCGAATGCGATATATCTATATACTCCGTTATGTGGTACTTGTAATGCAGCGAGACGAATGCTTGAAGTTGCTGAATATTTACTTCCTGAAGATGCTATCTCAGCGGCAAATGTTAATATAATGCCTCAAATAGCTCAGGATTTCCAGATTAGAAGCGTGCCAGCCTTACTCTTGTTGAGTTCAGATAGTAAAGCAACACCAAGTGTACACTATCGTATGGGTTCAGTAGAAGAGTTATTAAGTGCTATAAGGAGTGTGATAGAATGA
- a CDS encoding cyclic-phosphate processing receiver domain-containing protein, protein MGERHSFVQFASMNNEDLVHLYLDDMRRCPKGFALARTGEECIMLLRECKVDILSLDYELGFESKMCGRDVVMAIILEKLYPREVYLHTSSMFGKREMYQLLYEHKPADMILHNGPMSDETLHRIAKAVDQA, encoded by the coding sequence ATGGGCGAAAGGCATTCTTTTGTCCAATTTGCCAGCATGAATAATGAAGATTTAGTTCATTTATACTTAGATGATATGCGTCGCTGTCCTAAGGGGTTCGCATTAGCGCGCACCGGAGAAGAATGTATCATGTTACTTCGCGAATGCAAAGTCGATATTTTATCATTAGATTATGAACTTGGATTTGAGAGTAAGATGTGTGGAAGGGACGTTGTCATGGCTATCATTCTTGAAAAATTGTATCCAAGAGAAGTGTACCTTCATACTTCTAGTATGTTTGGCAAAAGAGAGATGTACCAGTTGTTATATGAGCATAAACCAGCAGATATGATTCTTCATAATGGTCCCATGAGTGATGAGACACTACATCGTATCGCTAAAGCAGTTGATCAGGCATGA
- a CDS encoding Fpg/Nei family DNA glycosylase: MPEMPELENIRKLLSDQIVNLPILNAKVNKEGSINIVADDFASELQDRKVIFVERRGKLLNFHLDNGRRLLVNLMVGGSIFYGNQEDLPSRNTHVEISFGENILFFVLARSGYVHLLSAKEAGEVLAELGMDVWDRRMNIERFIHAVKGRRGALKTLLVNQNVISGIGNRYADEIAFKAGLLPSVKVQELENEALGNLYHAMKSVLSDAVETGGVINVPLMTADSITGHYKLQVYDRAGENCEQCSGSIDRVELNGRKAFFCPICQHE; encoded by the coding sequence ATGCCAGAGATGCCTGAATTAGAAAATATTCGAAAATTATTATCTGACCAAATCGTGAACCTCCCGATTTTAAATGCAAAAGTAAATAAAGAAGGTTCCATTAATATAGTAGCCGATGACTTTGCATCGGAGCTGCAGGATAGAAAAGTTATTTTTGTTGAACGGCGGGGGAAATTACTTAACTTTCATTTAGATAATGGCCGTCGATTGTTAGTAAACCTGATGGTTGGTGGTTCGATATTTTATGGTAATCAAGAGGATCTACCAAGCCGTAATACACATGTAGAAATTAGCTTTGGAGAGAATATATTGTTTTTCGTATTAGCTCGTTCTGGTTATGTACATTTATTGTCTGCCAAGGAAGCTGGAGAAGTACTAGCTGAGTTAGGTATGGATGTTTGGGATCGTAGAATGAATATAGAGCGATTCATCCATGCGGTTAAAGGTCGACGTGGAGCTTTAAAAACATTATTGGTCAACCAAAACGTGATATCAGGTATAGGGAATCGTTATGCTGATGAAATAGCCTTCAAAGCAGGACTATTACCATCAGTTAAAGTCCAGGAACTTGAGAATGAAGCACTTGGAAATTTATATCACGCTATGAAATCGGTTCTGTCTGATGCAGTGGAAACGGGTGGTGTTATAAACGTACCTCTTATGACAGCAGACTCAATTACAGGTCATTATAAATTACAGGTGTATGATCGCGCAGGAGAGAATTGCGAACAATGTTCAGGATCAATAGATCGGGTAGAATTGAATGGGCGAAAGGCATTCTTTTGTCCAATTTGCCAGCATGAATAA
- a CDS encoding TIGR01457 family HAD-type hydrolase: protein MKRHKALLIDLDGTLYHGRHMIEGADVFIRTLKDNHIPHLFVTNNSSRTPEAVAALLNSMGIQAETKEVCTSSQATAKYIAARTPNARVTILGEDGLRSALTQAGLEEVDQDPQYVVQGIDRNFSYHALASAMRWISEGAQFILTNPDLQLPSDDGVAPGAGTLAAAIEAGSGVKPIVIGKPSSHLMSYATDILGMMPEDVIVVGDNMRTDISAGAAAGCETILVLTGITTESSLQEDIRIAGVEPNVICKDLHDLLRHISDDMLGS from the coding sequence ATGAAAAGACATAAAGCACTGTTAATCGATTTAGATGGGACACTTTATCATGGAAGACATATGATTGAAGGTGCTGATGTTTTCATTCGTACATTGAAGGACAATCATATTCCACATTTATTTGTAACTAATAACTCGAGTCGTACGCCAGAAGCTGTAGCAGCTCTATTGAATAGTATGGGGATTCAAGCTGAAACTAAAGAGGTGTGTACATCATCACAAGCAACAGCCAAATATATAGCTGCAAGAACACCTAATGCAAGAGTTACTATCCTTGGAGAAGATGGTCTTCGTAGTGCACTTACCCAAGCTGGTTTGGAGGAAGTGGATCAAGATCCACAATATGTGGTGCAAGGAATTGATAGAAATTTTTCATATCATGCGCTTGCTTCAGCAATGCGCTGGATAAGTGAGGGTGCTCAGTTTATTTTAACGAACCCAGATTTACAACTTCCATCTGATGATGGGGTAGCCCCAGGTGCAGGTACACTTGCCGCTGCAATTGAAGCGGGCTCAGGAGTGAAACCAATCGTTATTGGTAAACCTTCCAGCCATTTGATGAGTTATGCTACAGATATTCTGGGTATGATGCCTGAAGATGTCATCGTCGTAGGTGATAATATGCGTACAGATATTTCAGCTGGAGCTGCTGCTGGTTGTGAAACGATTCTAGTTCTCACGGGAATTACAACAGAATCAAGCTTGCAGGAAGATATTCGCATTGCAGGTGTTGAGCCCAATGTCATTTGTAAGGATTTACATGATCTTCTTCGTCACATATCTGATGATATGTTAGGCTCATAA
- the rnz gene encoding ribonuclease Z: protein MELLFLGTNAGVPSLQRNVTAIALRLLEERRSFWLFDCGEATQHQILKSPLKLSKLEKIFITHLHGDHIFGLPGLLASRSNQGGKSPLTIYGPLGIKKFIETTMNLSQSRMDYVLDIVEHDGGMIFEDETFAVYSEMLEHRIQCYGYRVIEKDRNGSLNLPLLQSYGLKPGPDYGKIKRGESIVLENGQVIRPEDVLGAPKKGLIVTILGDTRPCPSVINLAKHADVLVHEATFLNEMVDTAYEYYHSTALQAATAGRQAEVKHLILTHFSSRYKDMEQLDKVLAEAQSVFPNTSLAEEFIIYPIERS from the coding sequence ATGGAGTTGCTATTTCTAGGTACCAATGCGGGAGTTCCATCTTTACAGAGGAATGTAACGGCGATTGCGCTTCGTCTATTAGAGGAAAGACGTTCTTTCTGGTTGTTTGATTGTGGAGAAGCGACACAACATCAAATCTTAAAGTCTCCATTAAAACTAAGTAAACTCGAGAAGATTTTCATTACACATTTACATGGTGATCATATATTTGGTCTACCTGGGTTGCTTGCAAGTCGAAGTAATCAAGGTGGTAAATCTCCATTAACTATTTATGGTCCTCTTGGGATTAAGAAATTCATAGAAACCACGATGAACCTTAGCCAATCTAGGATGGATTATGTACTTGACATAGTGGAGCATGATGGGGGTATGATCTTTGAAGACGAGACATTCGCTGTCTATTCTGAAATGCTAGAGCATCGTATCCAATGTTATGGATATCGTGTCATAGAAAAAGATCGAAATGGTAGTCTTAATCTACCGTTATTACAATCCTATGGATTAAAACCTGGGCCAGATTATGGGAAAATCAAACGTGGTGAGAGTATTGTACTGGAGAATGGCCAAGTGATACGGCCTGAAGACGTTTTGGGAGCTCCCAAAAAGGGTCTGATTGTAACTATTTTGGGTGATACTCGACCTTGTCCTTCCGTGATCAATTTAGCGAAGCATGCAGATGTACTTGTACACGAAGCAACCTTTCTTAATGAAATGGTTGATACAGCGTATGAATATTATCATAGTACCGCATTACAAGCAGCAACAGCAGGACGGCAGGCAGAAGTTAAGCATTTGATTCTTACGCATTTTAGTTCTCGCTATAAAGATATGGAGCAACTGGATAAAGTTCTTGCTGAAGCCCAATCTGTGTTTCCGAATACGAGCCTAGCAGAGGAATTTATCATATATCCTATTGAACGAAGTTGA